In Candidatus Omnitrophota bacterium, the genomic window GCTTTGTTGCGCTACGCAATTAGCTTTAGAAGACGCTAAATTTAAAATAGACGAAGAGAATTGCCGCGACGTAGGGATTGCAATCGGCAATACTTTAGGCAGCGTGCAAGGCATATGTGATTTTGATAAAGTTGCAATTAATGAAGGGCCGCAATATGTCAATCCATCTTTTTTCCCAAACACAGTTATTAATGCCCAGGTAAGCCAAACCTCAATAAAATTTAAAATAAAAGGCTTTAATGTCACTATCTCTAATGGTTTTTCCTCAGGCATTGATTCAATTGCTTATGCGGCAAATTTTATCCGATCGGGTAGGAAGAGCGTGGTATTGGCAGGAGGAGTTGAGGAGCTTAGTTTGCATAATTTCTTGGGTTTTTATAAGACCGGGCTTTTAAGTAAGCAGAATCAAGGGGCTGTGGAATTATCATGCCCATTTGACAAAAGAAGAAATGGTGTTATCTTTAGTGAAGGCGCTGTTGTTTTAGTGTTAGAGAGTTTAGAGAGTGCTTTAAGGCGCAAAGCTGTGATTTATGCTGAAATTAAAGGGAGTGCTTCTTTTTTTAATACTTTAAGCTCTGGAAGGTGCGAGGTTTCCGGAGACTCTTTGAAGAAAGCGATGCGGCTTGCGATTAATAAATCAGGGATTGATTCTAATGATGTTGATTGTGTAATGGCAGGGGCTAATTCTACGCAAGAATTTGATAAATACGAGGCCGATTCTATCAATGATGTTTTTGGGAAAAATAGCTTAGTAAAAGTGAGCGCGATTAAGTCTATGCTTGGAGAAAGTTTTAGTGCTTCCGGAGCATTCCAATCGGCCTGCGCTTTGTTAGCGATAGAAAATCAGATGGTTCCTCCCACAATTAATTATCAGGAAAAAGATTCTTTGTGTGATTTAGGTATTGTTTCCGATAAGGCTGTGGAATGCAGCCTCAACAATGTTTTGGTCAATGCTTTTGGCCCGAATTCAGGGAATTCTAGTTTAATTATTTCTAAATATGCTGGTTAACAATCAGAGGGAGGATTAATGCAGGATATTGAAATTGAAAATGAAGTAAAGAGTTTGATTGCTCAGGTGTTGGAAAAAGACCCCAATACTATTAAGCCGGATGCGCGTTTGGTTGAAGATCTTGGCATGGATTCTTTAATGGCTCTTGAGATTCTTGTCGCGGTTGAAAAGAAATTTAAGATTACCATCCCGGAACAAAAGCTTTCCGAGATGAATACCCTGAATGCTACTGTTACAATAGCAAAAGAGTTTTTATCAAAAAAAGCTCCAGCCTGAAAATTTAAAAAAATGAAGAAACGCGTGGTTATCACAGGTTTGGGTGTTGTTTCCTCTGTTGGGATAGGCAAAGAGAATTTCTGGAAGTCTATCCTTGAAGGAAAAAGTGGCATTAGCGAAGTAGGTTCTTTTGATACAAAAGATTTCGCTGTGCATAACGCTGGAGAGATTAAAGATTTTGATCCTCTTAAATACCTGCCTAAAGATAAAATATCCAATCTTGGCCGGAGTTCGTATTTTGGAGTGATTGCCGCAAAGCTTGCTTTGGAAGATGCCGGATTGACAAAAGAAGGTTTAGATAAAGAAGCTACAATGGTTTGTATGGGCACTACAATGGGAGAATCCGGTATTCTTGAGAGGCTTAATCGTAATTTTATTGAAAAAGGCATAGATGGTTTGGATGTTTCTTTGATACCGAATTACCCTTGTAATAACCTTGCCTCTAGTATTGCTTCGGAATTCAGCTTGGAGGGTGTAAATTATGTTATACCTAATGCCTGTGCCGCGGGAAATTTTGCCATAGGTTATGCTTTCGATCTTATCAGTAATGGAGAAGCTGACATGGCTTTTGCCGGGGGTTCAGACGGATTCTCAAGAATTGCTTTTATAGGGTTTAGCCGGATGTTTGCCGTAGCCCCAGAACGCTGTCAGCCATTTGACAAGAATCGTAAAGGCATGATGGTAGCTGAAGGAGCAGGAGTTGTGCTGTTGGAGTCGTTGGATAGCGCTAAAAAGAGAAAAGCAAATATTTACGCGGAGATTTTAGGTTACGGGATAAGCTCTGACGCGAGGCATATGACCGCGCCTTATTCAGAAGGTATTAAGGAGGCAATGCAGTCGGCTCTCAAAGAAAGTAATATTGATGCAAGCCAGGTAGATTATATAAGCGCTCATGGAACCGGGACAGCAGTAAATGATAGAGAGGAGTGCCTTGCGGTAAAGAAAGTATTGGGGGATAATTTTAAAAATGTCCCTATGAGTTCAATAAAGTCTATGTTGGGGCATACTATGGGCGCAGCGAGCGCAATTGAAGCTATTACCTGTTGCCTGGTTATTAAGGATGATGTTTTACCACCCACAATCAATTATGAAACTCCAGACCCAGATTGCGATATTGACTGTGTTCCAAATAAATCACGCCGGCACAAAGTAAATATTGCGTTAAATAATGCTTCTGCTTTTGGTGGAAATAATTCCTGCCTTGTGTTAAAAAAAATTACTTCTTAATATTTTTTAATCCCGGATCAAAATTTTTTGGCTGAATAATTTTAGCGATAGGCTTTGCAAAAAGCCAGAGGATTGGATTGGTGCATTTAAAATAAACAAAGAGAGGGATCAATTTTGCGCCTAATCTTATTTTCGGATGATAATCGGTAATGCCCATTTGATAGTAGCGGATTTTATTCTTAAGGCACCAGGTAATATTGTGATGGAATGTTGCATGGTAAAGGTGAAGTTTATGGGAAGTTTTTTTATCAAACCCGATGAACTTATCAATGCAGGTATCATTTTTAATTAAACAAAGGTTGAAAGCTAAGATTTTGTTATCCGGTGAGCGGGTAATAAACATCTTGGCATTTTCTTTCATATACTTGAAAATATTTTGAAAGAAATCAGGGGTAAGCGTTTCAAATTGAACTTCTGAAGCTGAAAAGTTATTTAAATAGAGTTTAAATATTTCATTCTTTATTGAGTCAATGTTGTCTATAACCTCAGTGGTAAGTATTGTTAGTGCCGCAGAATCTCTAAGTTTACGTTTAAAATCTTTGCGTGTATTCCTGCTTAGCGAAGAAAGGTATTCTTCAAAGGTTTCGCCTTTTATTGCAAGCATTGTGTTGGGGTAATTTTCCATTTTAACGAAATTTTTTTTATAGAGCACCTGTGCGAGAAGCTTGTCTTTTTCCGCAAGATTAAAAAATAGAGTTACGCTTATATTCATTTTCTTAGATATTCTGGAGAATTCTTTGACCAAGAGTTCAAAAAAATCTCTTTTATTTTCTTTTTTTGATATTCCGAGGTATAGCTCTTCGGTGGTGGGGAATCCTACAAAGAGCATCCTCATTTTAAGGAAGCGCTTAAAAAAAGATTGGATGTTAAGGATGATTTTTTGCAATGAACCCTGTATTAAAGTAGAGAATGAGAAGTCTGAAATGAAGAAAGGTATTATCGCACAAATGGCATTATTTCGTTTTGCAACCAGGTATTTAAGTGTGAATTCTTTTATGTGTGATTCTTCAAAGGCTTTATGATAGCCGTAGCCTTCAAGGATGTTTTCATCAAACAGGTTATCCCAGTCGTCTTTGGATATGCTATTGATTGTGTCTAAAACGAAGAATTGTAAATCATGATTTGAGTTTTGCACGAGCTCATTATAGCAGAAACTTATCCGAAGCCAATTAAAATTCGTAATATTCAAGATTTATGATATAATACTTGCTTAAATTATGGAAAACAACGGCTCAAAGAAATTTAATTTCTATCTTAAAGGAAGTAATGAAAAGGCAGTGCTTTTGATTCACGGGATTACCGGCACTCCTTCTGAGATGAAATATTACGGCACCGGCCTTAATAAGGCAGGGTATACCGTATTTTGCAACACTTTACCTAAGCATTGCTCGAGCCTTGGCGAATTGAAGCAAGTTAAATGGCAGGATATGGTGGATTGCTGCATTGATGACCTTAAGAATTTAAGAAAAGATTATAAGAAGGTGTACATCTCCGGGTTATCGATGGGTGCTTTAATTGGAATCCATCTTGCGTATCTTTTTCCGGATGACGTCTCAGGGATAGTCGCTTTAGCCCCTACTATTTTTTATGATGGTTGGGCTTTGCACAAGGGGAAGGTATTCTTAAATCTCGCTTTTCTTATTCCTTTCTTAAGGAATTCTATTGATATCCGCGAGGACTGGCCATATGGCTTAAAAGATGAAGATAGCCGGGAAGCAATTGAAAGATTTTATAAAAATGCCAAGTCCAGCGAGTTTAGTAAAAAGACATTACTTTTTGGAAGCCCATTTTTCCCTGTGGCCTGTCTTTATCAGCACCATCTATTCACGAAAATAGTAGTCAGAGAATTAAATAAAGTGAAAACTCCTATCGTTGCGATTCATTCCTCAGAGGATGACATGGTTAGTATCCGTAATGCCCAGTATATTCTAGAACGGATAGGCTCAAGCTTTAAGTCGTTAGTCCCCTTGGAAGACTCCTATCATATGATTACAATTGATAAGCAAAAAGATAAAGTAATCCAGGAGTCAGTCTCCTTTATGGATAAAATTTAGTTATACTTATGAAGTATGACGCGATAATAATAGGAGCAGGTATCGGGGGATTGATTTGCGCTCTTAAGTTATCTAAGAGCGGGAAAAAGATCCTTTTATTGGAAAAGCAGGGAGTCCCCGGGGGATTCGCAACAAGCTTTCGCAGAAAAGGTTTTACTTTTGAGTCCAGCCTTCACGTTGTTGATGCTTTAAATCCGGATGGAGAGATACGCAAATTTCTGGATGAAAGCGGTATTAGCAATCAGGTTAATTATATAGATCTTGATTATTTTGCGCGCATTATTTATCCTGAGCATAATTTTATCGTTAACTGTTCGTGTAAAGATTTTATTTCTTACCTAAAGTATAATTTCCCTCATGAGTCTTCCGGAATAGACAAAGCCTTCTTAGCAATAAATAAATTTAATAAGCAGTTTGACAGATTCTACGAATTGAATTTGCCTTTGTGGCTAAAATTTGCTTTAACTCCATTAATCTCTCCTCAAATTATCCTGACTTCCATGATTTCAACAGAACAGTTTTTAGGGAAGTTCATTAAAGATAAAAAACTTCTGGCTTTGTTTACGGATATCTGGCGTTTTTTGGGGTTGCCACCCAGCCGTTTAAGCGCTTTTTATTTTTTGATTATTTTCCGGGGCTATTATGAGAATCATACTGCGTATATTAAGGGAGGATTTTCTAAATTGTTTGAAGCAATTATTTCTGAATTAAAAAAAGAAGGTTCTGAGGTAAGGTTTAATACAGAGGTAAAAAAAATTTCCATAGGTAATAATAAACAAGTTAAGTCTGTTATAACTAAAAACAATGAAGAATTTTTTTCAGATGCTGTAGTTTCTAATGCAAATGCTATTGATACGTTGACAAACTTTATTGATGATAACGCTCAAAAAAATAAATACTTAAATGAAATATCGGGCTTAGAGAAATCAATTTCTGCATTTCAGGTTTATTTAGGTTTAAGTAAGCCGGCAAAGGATTTGGGGATGGGGCAATATGTAGTTTCGCTTAATAAATCTTACGATCAGGATGAGAATTTTTCTTTTTTTACTTTGGAGAATTATGATTCCTGCTCTTTGGAGCTTGTAGACCATTCGCAGATAGACCCCGGTTTAGTGCCATCCGGGAAGGGAAGCCTTTTGATAATGATTTTAGCGGATTATTCTTCTTGGAAAAACTTGTCAGAAGAAAAATATAAGCAAAAGAAGGATGAAGTTGCAAAGAAGCTAATCAAGAGGGCAGAACAGTTCTTGCCCGGATTGACTAATAACATTGAAGTAATGGAAGTAGCAACCCCTTTGACAATGGAGCGTTATGTTTCGTCTCCACAAGGCGCTATTTATGGCTTTTCTCAATCTGTAAGCCAGTCAAGCATTAATAGGCTTCCTCAAAAAACAAGAATCAAAGGTTTGTTTCTTGCGGGTGCTTGGACGCAGCCAGGGCATGGGATGCACGGATGTTTTGTCTCAGGCATTGAGGCAGCTGATTCAGTGTTACGTTATTTAAAGGGATAATGATGGAAAATGAGGAATATTTAAATAAGCAGGAAGAAGATTTTGCAGCGCATGAACTAAAATGTTCCCGTTGTGGAGCTTGCTGTGGGGCAAATGATAAGGATCCATGTATAAATCTGGAAAAAGTGCAAAGTGGAAAATATTATTGTAAAATATATGAAAATAGGATTGGCCGGCAGAAAACTATTTCCGGAAGGGAATTTAGCTGCATACCAATAAGGGATTTAACGAACGAGTATCTTTTATCAATAAATTGTGTTTACGCAAGGACTAAATAAAATGAAAAGCAAAGTATTTTTTATTCCTGTGAATAATTCAGATGGAAGTGCCGTGATCCGGGAAAAGCTGGAGCGCCTTCTTAAAAAAAGCAGGCTGCTTAGTTTTGTTAAAGAAAAAGATAAGGTAGTTATCAAGATGCATTTTGGAGAAGAGGGGAACACGGGTTATATTCGTCCTGAATATTCGCGTGTGGCAGCTGACTTGATTAAAAAAATGAAAGCTTCATCAGCTTATATTGATGCGAATACGCTTTATCAGGGAAGAAGAAATAATTCCAAGGATCATCTAAAGCTTGCTTATGAACATGGTTTTACATTAAAAACTTCCGGGGCTAAAGTTTTGATTCCGGATGACAAAGTTATTCGTAACGTAAGCGAGGTGGAAATTAATCAAAAGTATATTAAGATTGCAAAGGTGTTAAAGGTTTTTTTGCAGTATGATTCTCTTTTGGGGTTAGCGCATTTTAAGGGGCACATTATGACTGGTTTTGGAGGAGCATTGAAAAATATCGGTATGGGGTGTGCCAGCCGCGAAGGCAAGCTCGCGCAGCATTCCAATATTTCTCCTTTTATAAAAGAAAAGCAATGCATCGCCTGCG contains:
- a CDS encoding beta-ketoacyl-[acyl-carrier-protein] synthase family protein — encoded protein: MKKRVVITGLGVVSSVGIGKENFWKSILEGKSGISEVGSFDTKDFAVHNAGEIKDFDPLKYLPKDKISNLGRSSYFGVIAAKLALEDAGLTKEGLDKEATMVCMGTTMGESGILERLNRNFIEKGIDGLDVSLIPNYPCNNLASSIASEFSLEGVNYVIPNACAAGNFAIGYAFDLISNGEADMAFAGGSDGFSRIAFIGFSRMFAVAPERCQPFDKNRKGMMVAEGAGVVLLESLDSAKKRKANIYAEILGYGISSDARHMTAPYSEGIKEAMQSALKESNIDASQVDYISAHGTGTAVNDREECLAVKKVLGDNFKNVPMSSIKSMLGHTMGAASAIEAITCCLVIKDDVLPPTINYETPDPDCDIDCVPNKSRRHKVNIALNNASAFGGNNSCLVLKKITS
- a CDS encoding beta-ketoacyl-[acyl-carrier-protein] synthase family protein, giving the protein MDNLRVVVTGLGVISPNSAPGRDSFKEAVFGGFSGIKPISLFDTSSFNSKLAGEIKDFDPGLILGREGLRVLDRSAKLLCCATQLALEDAKFKIDEENCRDVGIAIGNTLGSVQGICDFDKVAINEGPQYVNPSFFPNTVINAQVSQTSIKFKIKGFNVTISNGFSSGIDSIAYAANFIRSGRKSVVLAGGVEELSLHNFLGFYKTGLLSKQNQGAVELSCPFDKRRNGVIFSEGAVVLVLESLESALRRKAVIYAEIKGSASFFNTLSSGRCEVSGDSLKKAMRLAINKSGIDSNDVDCVMAGANSTQEFDKYEADSINDVFGKNSLVKVSAIKSMLGESFSASGAFQSACALLAIENQMVPPTINYQEKDSLCDLGIVSDKAVECSLNNVLVNAFGPNSGNSSLIISKYAG
- a CDS encoding GNAT family N-acetyltransferase, which gives rise to MQNSNHDLQFFVLDTINSISKDDWDNLFDENILEGYGYHKAFEESHIKEFTLKYLVAKRNNAICAIIPFFISDFSFSTLIQGSLQKIILNIQSFFKRFLKMRMLFVGFPTTEELYLGISKKENKRDFFELLVKEFSRISKKMNISVTLFFNLAEKDKLLAQVLYKKNFVKMENYPNTMLAIKGETFEEYLSSLSRNTRKDFKRKLRDSAALTILTTEVIDNIDSIKNEIFKLYLNNFSASEVQFETLTPDFFQNIFKYMKENAKMFITRSPDNKILAFNLCLIKNDTCIDKFIGFDKKTSHKLHLYHATFHHNITWCLKNKIRYYQMGITDYHPKIRLGAKLIPLFVYFKCTNPILWLFAKPIAKIIQPKNFDPGLKNIKK
- a CDS encoding alpha/beta fold hydrolase, with protein sequence MENNGSKKFNFYLKGSNEKAVLLIHGITGTPSEMKYYGTGLNKAGYTVFCNTLPKHCSSLGELKQVKWQDMVDCCIDDLKNLRKDYKKVYISGLSMGALIGIHLAYLFPDDVSGIVALAPTIFYDGWALHKGKVFLNLAFLIPFLRNSIDIREDWPYGLKDEDSREAIERFYKNAKSSEFSKKTLLFGSPFFPVACLYQHHLFTKIVVRELNKVKTPIVAIHSSEDDMVSIRNAQYILERIGSSFKSLVPLEDSYHMITIDKQKDKVIQESVSFMDKI
- a CDS encoding DUF362 domain-containing protein, which codes for MKSKVFFIPVNNSDGSAVIREKLERLLKKSRLLSFVKEKDKVVIKMHFGEEGNTGYIRPEYSRVAADLIKKMKASSAYIDANTLYQGRRNNSKDHLKLAYEHGFTLKTSGAKVLIPDDKVIRNVSEVEINQKYIKIAKVLKVFLQYDSLLGLAHFKGHIMTGFGGALKNIGMGCASREGKLAQHSNISPFIKEKQCIACGRCIKVCPAQAITLKNRKAIIDPSKCIGCSSCIAACKQCAIEVDWESGGNVIQEKMIEYAKAILDSKKKKCGFVNFAIKITKECDCLAKDDPRIAPDVGLFVSRDPVSVDKACFDLVLKAAGRDIFKEAHPSRNGLKQLKYAQEIGIGNLDYELIVV
- a CDS encoding NAD(P)/FAD-dependent oxidoreductase, encoding MKYDAIIIGAGIGGLICALKLSKSGKKILLLEKQGVPGGFATSFRRKGFTFESSLHVVDALNPDGEIRKFLDESGISNQVNYIDLDYFARIIYPEHNFIVNCSCKDFISYLKYNFPHESSGIDKAFLAINKFNKQFDRFYELNLPLWLKFALTPLISPQIILTSMISTEQFLGKFIKDKKLLALFTDIWRFLGLPPSRLSAFYFLIIFRGYYENHTAYIKGGFSKLFEAIISELKKEGSEVRFNTEVKKISIGNNKQVKSVITKNNEEFFSDAVVSNANAIDTLTNFIDDNAQKNKYLNEISGLEKSISAFQVYLGLSKPAKDLGMGQYVVSLNKSYDQDENFSFFTLENYDSCSLELVDHSQIDPGLVPSGKGSLLIMILADYSSWKNLSEEKYKQKKDEVAKKLIKRAEQFLPGLTNNIEVMEVATPLTMERYVSSPQGAIYGFSQSVSQSSINRLPQKTRIKGLFLAGAWTQPGHGMHGCFVSGIEAADSVLRYLKG
- a CDS encoding acyl carrier protein, which gives rise to MQDIEIENEVKSLIAQVLEKDPNTIKPDARLVEDLGMDSLMALEILVAVEKKFKITIPEQKLSEMNTLNATVTIAKEFLSKKAPA